One Microplitis mediator isolate UGA2020A chromosome 3, iyMicMedi2.1, whole genome shotgun sequence DNA segment encodes these proteins:
- the LOC130665444 gene encoding uncharacterized protein LOC130665444, whose amino-acid sequence MKKGSDFSFDPITKRLTDMTNIMNKSFVDIKKTVNQIESKHSSELKELRGLVQILIDNWNEFKSMPSTSSSRVLEERTGFPESGFIRRSDNSIHLGEGIYISKKTYDSIASDATSNAVFVKKIVMTQFTPEEIINHSVKGGKSNKIKMTSRKPGLDPTIRLAVKGIFRYYLSTRYTDEAYINVEVDKCDDHIRRKISDLRKKARPAKLPKKKKSSSSSDDSTDSSSSDSDDPVPKKKSRNSNVSSSSDDLDKAQPKKISRKSNASSSSDDPDNSSDNSLKTNSQLGDKVNSKEDEPLGDE is encoded by the exons aTGAAGAAAGGTTCTGATTTTTCATTTGACCCAATTACAAAAAGACTAACGGATATGACAAATATCATGAATAAAAGTTTTGttgacattaaaaaaacaGTAAATCAGATCGAGAGTAAACACAGTTCTGAACTTAAGGAATTAAGAGGCTTGGTTCAAATTTTGATAGATAATTGgaatgaatttaaaagtatgcCGTCTACTTCATCGTCTCGAGTTTTAGAGGAAAGGACTGGGTTTCCCGAATCTGGGTTTATTCGACGAAGCGATAATTCTATACATCTAGGAGAAGGTATTTACATCTCTAAGAAAACGTATGATTCAATTGCTTCTGATGCTACTTCCAATGCTGtctttgtgaaaaaaattgtaatgacCCAGTTTACTCctgaagaaataataaatcatagtGTTAAAGGTGGAAaatcgaataaaattaaaatgacgtCCCGCAAACCTGGACTTGATCCAACGATCAGACTAGCCGTGAAAG GAATTTTCCGATATTATTTAAGTACCCGTTATACAGATGAAGCTTATATTAACGTGGAAGTTGATAAATGCGATGACCATATCCGCAGAAAAATATCtgatttgagaaaaaaagCGAGACCAGCAAAgctaccaaaaaaaaaaaaatcctcgtCTTCTAGTGATGACTCGACTGACTCCAGTAGTAGCGATTCAGATGACCCGGTACCAAAGAAAAAATCTCGTAACAGTAACGTTTCGTCTAGTTCAGATGATTTAGATAAGGCGCAACCAAAGAAAATATCTCGTAAAAGTAACGCATCGTCTAGTTCAGATGATCCAGATAACTCTTCTGATAATTCACTTAAAACTAACTCACAATTAGGTGATAAAGTCAATTCCAAAGAAGATGAGCCTTTGGGAGATGAATGA